The genomic DNA TTCTCGCAAAATTACGGCGAGGCAACGATAAAAAAACTGAACACATAAGCATTGAATCTTATATAAATCTCCTAAACTCCAGAGAAAAAGCAGGAATGACACAGTGCCTCAAGGCAAAAACGCGAGATAAGAAAACGACGCGCAGGCAATTGAGACAGAAATAATTGAGACAGCAGGAGAAGTCGCTCTTCAATTTCACGATCGATCGAATTCGTATCACAATGAATTCATCATTCTCATTATTTTGAGTGGGCGCACTCTGTTAGAGAAAAGTGACTTTCAATATTTCAGGAATGATCTGCAGCCTATGTGACCTGGAACAGCTGATCGGAATGACGGTTAAGAATTGGATTCCTCTTCGTAACCGGGTACAATATTTAGTGACAATCAAGTATTAATTCGCGATCCCTGAAATCCGCTGGGCTTATCGCCCGCTATCTGATAAGGAAAAATGAATGTCTGACTTAAATACTCTGTACGATGAAGCCACCAAATTGAAAGATGTGGGCGATCTCGAAGGAGCAGTCGCCAAACTTCGTGAAATTCTGGTTCAGGACGATAAATATGTTCTTGCTCACACGGCTCTAGCGGTCCATCTGCAGAAACTGGGACACAACGAGCAGGCATTAGCACATGCGAAAAAGGTTGTGGAAATCGAACCTGATGACCCATTCTCACACGCACAGCTTTCTGTCATTTCCCAGCGATGTGGCATGATTAACGAAGCGGAAGATGCGTTAGCACAATCAAATAACATGGGAGCTGGTGGCTGCGGATCTCACTAACACTGTGAAATTCCGGAAAGCCAGACTGAGACATCGACAAGAGTTTGAGGGCCAAATAAAATAATGTCTTTGATGCCGTTGTTGCGTTTATTGCGAATCCCGGCTGTCTTCACCACATTTCCGGATGTGTTGGCCGGGTATGCAATTGTGCGACAGGGGCAAATTGCATCTCTGGAATTAACGGGACTACTGGCGGCTTCGGGATGTCTGTACCTTTCCGGAATGGTCTGGAATGATTTGTTTGATGTCGAGCAGGACCTTGTCGAACGCCCCACTCGTCCACTGCCAGCTGGAGAAATCAAACCCAAAATGGCTCGCCTGCTGGCTTCGGTTTTGATGCTCGCGGGAATCTGTGCCGCAATGCTGGTTTCAATGCCCGCCTTCTTCGTGAGTCTGGCACTTGCGGGGACAATTCTTGCGTACGATGCTGGCGGAAAAAAAACACCTGCAGGCCCCTTACTAATGGGTTTTTGCCGTGGCTTCAACGTCCTGCTGGGAGCAGCTTGCGTGACCTCATTCAAAGAGTGGGGCGTTCATCCTGCACTGCTTGTCTCTGCAATCATGACACTCTACGTCTGCGGAATCACGCTATTCGCACGCAGCGAAGCAAGTAAAAGTGCAGCATGGCCTTTGACAGTCGGATTGATACTCTCTGTGCTGGCATTACTGGCATGGGGGGGAATAGCAGCGGTGCTTTCAACAGGATCTGCAGTCATGCTGGTGGTCGTGATGTTGATATTGATCGCATTTCAAGTACTCCGCAGAGCGCTACCGGCTATTCGATCTCGCGAGCCGGCACAGGTCCAGCAGACGGTTCGGGCAATGTTGCTCACGATTCCGATGCTTGAAGCAATCGTCATCATCGCCCACGGCGGCCCTCACGCAATGCCGATGGCCGTTGCAGCCGCGTTAATGATGATCCCTGGAATCATCCTGTCCCGCTACATCCCCATGACATGATCAATTTTCAGTTATGGATTCAAATGAAGCCATTGATTTGGCTGCCTGATCGTCAATGTGCCTTACCGAATTGCATCATTGCTAAGGCGTAGGGCATAAATGACCTTGAAATCAAAATGTTGACATATTCTTAAATGTCACGAAATATCACTTTGGCTGTTAAATGTAACACTTTAATAAAAATGCTCTGAATTTTACATTCTTGGCCCCAAATCTGCTCTTACGTCAATATCTTCTTAAATAAATCATTGATCAGGAGTGGAACATGAAACAGAGAAACAATTCACGAATGGCGTTCACCCTGATTGAGCTACTCGTTGTGATAGCCATCATTGCGATATTGGTAGCACTATTATTACCAGCAGTCCAGCAAGCCCGAGAAGCGGCCAGACGGAGTGCCTGTAAAAACAAGATGAAGCAGATTGGTTTAGCACTGCACAATTATCATGACACTCATTCTGTTTTTCCTCCGGGCCAGGTGGCTGGTGGGGATTGTGACGACACAAAAGGAACAGCTGGAGTAACTGCAATGAACATGAATGGGCTGGTCATGTTATTGCCAAGTCTGGAGCAGGGCGCATTATATGATCAATTGGATTTCAATAAGGCCTTTAATGTGAAAGTCCAAAGTTCGATTCCACTGGCAGGTGGAGACGCAACATTTAATGGAACGTTGATCGACCGTGACCTGGATATCTTTTTGTGTCCTTCTGATCCTGGTCCAGTATCACAATCTCTCAGCCCCACTTATTACGACCCTCCGGGACAAACTGCAGTCCATCGAACGAACTACGATTTCACGGCTCTTCGAGATCATGATGTTTGCAACTATTGGACGAAACGAACTTCTCGTCCGATGTTTGAAGACGGTAGTAAATGCAAAATTCGTGATATTTCAGATGGAACGACCAACACCGCAATGGTTCTCGAAACCAGACA from Rubinisphaera italica includes the following:
- a CDS encoding tetratricopeptide repeat protein; protein product: MSDLNTLYDEATKLKDVGDLEGAVAKLREILVQDDKYVLAHTALAVHLQKLGHNEQALAHAKKVVEIEPDDPFSHAQLSVISQRCGMINEAEDALAQSNNMGAGGCGSH
- a CDS encoding DUF1559 domain-containing protein; the protein is MKQRNNSRMAFTLIELLVVIAIIAILVALLLPAVQQAREAARRSACKNKMKQIGLALHNYHDTHSVFPPGQVAGGDCDDTKGTAGVTAMNMNGLVMLLPSLEQGALYDQLDFNKAFNVKVQSSIPLAGGDATFNGTLIDRDLDIFLCPSDPGPVSQSLSPTYYDPPGQTAVHRTNYDFTALRDHDVCNYWTKRTSRPMFEDGSKCKIRDISDGTTNTAMVLETRQACCGNGQNAHWAARGWVQVGLSLSSQAPNTTVRSGVDHKPRLGDWGWTGSYHQGGIQMVLADGGVRFLSENTDYSIRLNLEIINDGQVLNEF
- a CDS encoding UbiA family prenyltransferase; translated protein: MPLLRLLRIPAVFTTFPDVLAGYAIVRQGQIASLELTGLLAASGCLYLSGMVWNDLFDVEQDLVERPTRPLPAGEIKPKMARLLASVLMLAGICAAMLVSMPAFFVSLALAGTILAYDAGGKKTPAGPLLMGFCRGFNVLLGAACVTSFKEWGVHPALLVSAIMTLYVCGITLFARSEASKSAAWPLTVGLILSVLALLAWGGIAAVLSTGSAVMLVVVMLILIAFQVLRRALPAIRSREPAQVQQTVRAMLLTIPMLEAIVIIAHGGPHAMPMAVAAALMMIPGIILSRYIPMT